The following coding sequences lie in one Miscanthus floridulus cultivar M001 chromosome 9, ASM1932011v1, whole genome shotgun sequence genomic window:
- the LOC136480967 gene encoding auxin response factor 13-like yields MGQVPATIRFALDGEMTPYLLVKDLILQIDWDDSSPLSLKLSRFVNAWQVQLVSYPPLPNRVRICDPIAPLCPGDASYPLIGSESQAMAMILGPPIPAGMQGARHTGPCAAPSESSAMLTTQLLFPLTNRDLQMPPRTSPSASSEIVDPEAASPPNNSVSMRPAELPVQVKSIQLFGATITPHVVQSATNGDAMADDNVEKDV; encoded by the exons ATGGGCCAG GTGCCAGCTACTATCAGGTTTGCATTAGACGGAGAAATGACGCCCTATTTACTTGTGAAGGATCTGATTTTGCAA ATCGACTGGGATGACTCCTCTCCATTATCACTAAAATTGAGCAGATTTGTGAATGCTTGGCAAGTCCAGCTTGTTTCATACCCTCCTCTTCCAAACAGAGTGAGGATTTGCGACCCAATTGCGCCTCTTTGCCCTGGAGATGCCTCTTATCCACTGATCGGATCGGAAAGCCAGGCCATGGCCATGATATTGGGGCCACCAATTCCTGCTGGCATGCAGGGAGCCAGGCACACCGGCCCTTGTGCTGCACCCTCTGAATCCTCTGCAATGCTCACGACTCAGTTGCTATTCCCCCTAACCAACAGGGACCTCCAGATGCCACCGCGTACAAGCCCCAGTGCTTCCTCTGAGATTGTGGATCCTGAAGCTGCTTCTCCTCCCAACAACTCAGTAAGCATGCGTCCAGCAGAGCTTCCAGTCCAAGTGAAGAGCATACAGCTCTTTGGCGCCACAATCACACCCCATGTTGTGCAGAGTGCTACTAATGGTGATGCTATGGCTGATGACAATGTTGAAAAAGATGTCTAA